In Molothrus ater isolate BHLD 08-10-18 breed brown headed cowbird chromosome 7, BPBGC_Mater_1.1, whole genome shotgun sequence, one genomic interval encodes:
- the NOP58 gene encoding nucleolar protein 58: MLVLFETAAGYAIFKVLNEKKLQEVDSLWKEFETPEKANKIVKLKHFEKFQDTTEALAASTALVEGKLSKNLKKILKKIVAKDAHEQLAVADAKLGGVIKEKLNLSCIHSPMVTELMRGIRSQIEGLITGLPSREMAAMCLGLAHSLSRYKLKFSPDKVDTMIIQAISLLDDLDKELNNYIMRCREWYGWHFPELGKIITDNLTYCKCVRKVGDRSNFASSDVSDILPEEIEEDVKAAAEISMGTEVSEEDINNIIHLCDQVIEISEYRTQLYDYLKNRMMAIAPNLTVMVGELVGARLIAHAGSLLNLAKHPASTVQLLGAEKALFRALKTKRDTPKFGLIYHASLVGQSNTKNKGKISRMLAAKTALTIRYDALGENTSAEMGAENRLKVETRLRLLEERGIRRISGTGKALAKADKYQNKSEVKVFDPSGDSTLPVVSKKRKIQEVDEQDTEVAVKAKKFKAEMKEGTAVEDGEPVKKKKKKKDKEKEKQAEEEVVMSEELPTSPITENTEKKKKKKKKMKDEGED; the protein is encoded by the exons ATGCTGGTGCTGTTCGAGACCGCCGCCGGCTACGCCATCTTCAAG gttCTGAATGAGAAAAAGCTTCAAGAAGTTGACAGTCTATGGAAAGAATTTGAAACTcctgaaaaagcaaacaaaat agTAAAGCTGAAACACTTTGAAAAATTTCAGGACACAACAGAAGCACTTGCTG CATCCACAGCTCTTGTAGAAGGCAAGCTCAGCAAGAACTTGAAGAAGATTCTCAAGAAGATAGTGGCAAAAGATGCCCACGAGCAGTTGGCTGTGGCAGATGCCAAACTTGGAGGTGTCATAAAG GAGAAGCTGAATTTGAGTTGTATACACAGCCCAATGGTTACTGAGCTGATGAGAGGAATTCGCTCACAGATCGAAGGGCTCATAACAGGCCTCCCTTCTCGAGAGATGGCAGCTATGTGCCTGGGTCTGGCACACAG CCTTTCCCGATACAAGCTGAAATTCAGCCCAGACAAAGTAGATACCATGATTATCCAGGCAATTT CACTTCTTGATGACTTGGACAAAGAGCTGAATAACTACATCATGCGCTGCCGGGAGTGGTACGGCTGGCACTTCCCTGAGCTGGGCAAAATCATCACGGATAACCTGACCTACTGCAAATGCGTGCGCAAAGTCG GAGACAGAAGCAATTTTGCTTCCTCTGATGTTTCTGACATCCTACCAGAGGAGATTGAGGAGGATGTgaaggctgctgctgagatttCCATGGGGACAGAAGTGTCAGAAGAAGACATAAACAACATAATCCATCTCTGTGATCAG GTGATTGAAATCTCTGAATATCGGACCCAGCTCTATGACTACCTGAAGAACAGAATGATGGCCATTGCTCCCAATCTCACTGTCATGGTGGGAGAGCTAGTGGGAGCAAGGCTCATTGCTCATGCAG GTTCCCTCCTGAATCTGGCAAAACATCCAGCTTCTACAGTTCAGTTACTGGGTGCTGAGAAGGCACTCTTCAGAGCACTGAAGACTAAGAGGGACACACCTAAGTTTGGCCTTATCTATCATGCCTCCCTGGTGGGACAAAGCAATaccaaaaataaaggaaag ATTTCTCGAATGCTGGCAGCAAAGACTGCCTTGACAATTCGTTACGATGCCCTTGGAGAGAACACCAGTGCTGAAATGGGAGCTGAGAACAGACTAAAAGTAGAGACAAGGCTGAGGCTTTTGGAAGAGAGAGGG ATAAGAAGAATTAGTGGCACTGGAAAAGCCTTGGCCAAGGCAGACAAGTATCAAAACAAGAG TGAAGTAAAAGTGTTTGACCCCTCTGGTGACTCAACACTTCCTGTTGTTTCCAAGAAGCGCAAAATTCAGGAGGTGGATGAACAAGACACAGAGGTTGCAGTGAAAGCCAAGAAGTTCAAAGCAGAGATGAAAG AAGGGACAGCTGTAGAAGATGGTGAACCtgtcaaaaagaagaaaaagaaaaaggataaggaaaaggaaaagcaagctgAAGAAGAGGTGGTAATGAGTGAGGAACTCCCCACAAGCCCCATAACTGAG aatacagagaaaaagaagaagaaaaaaaagaaaatgaaagatgagGGTGAAGACTGA